The genomic DNA GCCTATCGATCTTGGTCAACAGCTCGGCAAACTTCACGGCAATGTGGGAGGTGTGGCAGTCGAGCACCGGGGCATACCCATTGCCAATCTGACCTGGGTGGTTCATGATGATGACCTGGGCAGTGAAGTTAGCAGCCTCCTTTGCAGGATCGTCCTTGGAGTTTGATGCAACATAGCCACGCTTCAGATCCTTGACTGCAACGTTCTTCACGTTAAAGCCCACATTGTCACCAGGAAGAGCCTCCTGGAGGGCCTCGTGGTGCATCTCAACTGACTTGACTTCAGTGGTCAACCCAGTGGGACCGAAGGTCACCACCATACCAGGCTTGAGGATACCGGTCTCCACACGACCCACAGGAACAGTTCCAATACCGCCAATCTTGTATACGTCCTGAAGGGGGAGACGGAGGGGCTTGTCTGAAGGCCTCTTGGGCTCGTTGAGCTGGTCCAGGGCCTCAAGGAGGGTGGGGCCCTTGTACCAGTCCAGGTTGGTGGACCTCTCGATCATGTTGTCTCCCTCAAAACCAGAGATAGGCACGAAGGGGATCTTGTCGGGATTGTAACCCACCTTCTTGAGGTATGATGAGACTTCCTTCACAATTTCCTCGTACCTGGCCTTCGAGTACTTAGGGGTGGTGGCATCCATCTGTGAAAAAGAAATGGACAGATTTTAAATATAAGACAAGAATAAGAAACCAAATGGAATCAGAATGAATCTTATCAAGTTATCATATACCTTGTTGCAGCAGCAGATCATCTGCCTCACACCGAGGGTGAAGGCAAGGAGAGCGTGCTCGCGGGTCTGACCATCCTTGGAGATACCAGCCTCAAAACCACCAGTGGTGGAATCAATGATAAGGACAGCGCAGTCAGCCTGTGAAGTTCCGGTAATCATGTTCTTGATGAAGTCACGGTGTCCCGGAGCATCGATGACGGTGCAGTAGTACTTCGTCGTCTCAAACTTCCACAGGGCAATATCAATGGTGATACCACGCTCACGCTCCGCCTTCAGTTTGTCGAGCACCCAGGCGTACTTGAAGGACCTCTTGTTCATCTCAGCAGCTTCCTTCTCGAACCTCTCAATCACACGCTTGTCGATCCCTCCAAGCTTGTAGATCAAGTGGCCGGTGGTGGTCGACTTACCAGAGTCAACGTGGCCGATGACCACTATGTTGATGTGAACCTTCTCCTTACCCATATTGGAATCAGGGAATTCGAACTAATAATATCGAAACACAAACGAATCCCATCATCAGAcatcaccaaaaaaaagaaagtaccaattgaaaataaacaaatcGAGCTCCCATGAATCATAACCCATGCATATCCAAATCCATCAACAATCAACCTATGGATCGTGTCAGCACATCAACGAGCAACAAAAGATATACGAATCCAAAACTAGTACCGTGCCATAACATCCCGGACCGATTAAGAAAGAATCACATCACTACCGACACCATATATAACACAACCTTTCCCAGAATCATCATCGTCGGCGGTTAATTATGAAACCACCAGCTTCATAATTCTCATTCCTAATTAATCATCTAAGGACACCATAAACCTAAATAAACCACGGAAACATCGCCGCTGGGCGAGAATAGAAGCAGAGACATCTATTCTGCGAAAGAACAACACCCAAGCATAGCCAATCAAATCAGAAGCAGATCAATCGAGCACAAAATAGACGAGCTCTCGCATCTTAAGCTAACGAGAGCATAGAAAAATCCTTGAAACCGGCACAAATCGAGTACTAACACGTGAAGCAGATCGAGATGATGAATTCTCTTAGAAGTGGAAAGCAAGAACGAGAGATCGATCAGTATCTCACCTCGAAGGGTTGACTTGTGACACTCTACGCCACCCGACAGAGGCAGAGCgcagagcagagcagagcagaaAGCGAAGATGTGATAGGACAGGAGGCTATGGGGGTTTTGCAACGAATTTATAGAAGCGAGACAGCTTATAATCCATTTTGCCCTCAGTAACATTCCCTATATGCGTTTCCTCTCCACTCGCCCTCGGGGCGATTGACTCACTGTCCTATGAAACTGTCGGGCGGTGGAAGACACGCGCCGTCTTCGAGGATGAGGCTTGTTTCGGAGCAAGTACCGGTTTGTCGGTTCACCCAGGGAGGGTCCCAGAATCTCATGGAAGCAGGCAAGAGACGCCGCCTGCGGaatgcataaataaaatatcttttccattttaaatttaatataataattcgaGCTTTTCTAAAATGTTCATAACTTGCAGCCCAAAGAAGatctttatatttaattaaacttCATGACAAAGTCGGTTTGATTTTCTAGAAAATAAACTTCGAAATTTATCAATTAAGTAGGCTTAGAAGTTTGAAGTTTCATGTTAACTCTTAATTACCACtagaaatcaaatttgatGTCATCACCAATTAtcaattatcatatatatatatatatataagggttATCGcccaaaaatataaactttgattcctttttaaattttgatacaaactttattttttgagaaaaaaaggcacgaattttgattttcttgtcatGTTAGATATTTGTGCcattttccatccattttaCTGACTTGGCGAA from Punica granatum isolate Tunisia-2019 chromosome 2, ASM765513v2, whole genome shotgun sequence includes the following:
- the LOC116196646 gene encoding elongation factor 1-alpha-like; protein product: MGKEKVHINIVVIGHVDSGKSTTTGHLIYKLGGIDKRVIERFEKEAAEMNKRSFKYAWVLDKLKAERERGITIDIALWKFETTKYYCTVIDAPGHRDFIKNMITGTSQADCAVLIIDSTTGGFEAGISKDGQTREHALLAFTLGVRQMICCCNKMDATTPKYSKARYEEIVKEVSSYLKKVGYNPDKIPFVPISGFEGDNMIERSTNLDWYKGPTLLEALDQLNEPKRPSDKPLRLPLQDVYKIGGIGTVPVGRVETGILKPGMVVTFGPTGLTTEVKSVEMHHEALQEALPGDNVGFNVKNVAVKDLKRGYVASNSKDDPAKEAANFTAQVIIMNHPGQIGNGYAPVLDCHTSHIAVKFAELLTKIDRRSGKELEKEPKFLKNGDAGMIKMIPTKPMVVETFSEYPPLGRFAVRDMRQTVAVGVIKSVEKKDPTGAKVTKSAAKKGGK